Proteins co-encoded in one Amia ocellicauda isolate fAmiCal2 chromosome 11, fAmiCal2.hap1, whole genome shotgun sequence genomic window:
- the tmco6 gene encoding transmembrane and coiled-coil domain-containing protein 6, translating into MWRMKVVRHKLRPQGSSLEEFKFNRREQERVLRQARKDQQLVSKRRLQGEEEEDGCMEAAGGLLSKEEVLQLFRGIQQAGEERVRWLRSLRKALRHRETQLLFVKLENSMHVIVGLFSGSNAIWQLEAAYCLHELSHSDEASVALACLPATPYLLTYLSGQSAKFTELCLYTLGNLSAESEAVRKKLLSQGIIPALASCIQCPHAAVVEAVGYALSQLLQPKEAPEKIIPSVLESGLTVRLLAMLQADSQFGIGAAIECAWCLHYIICSNINDELLVAQGAISKCSSLLIKLGAAVASGSSEEGMELLISPLLRCLGNLLAGPGYDYCQEQLGDNRLLVALCVFIQAFLRPQSHVARESLWVINNLTAENAVFCSAVLCLNLVPVFVELLPYSKGINITTLRLLCNIAEKGPEYCQHLQQKGLLPALCATLRMADPEVVQLSLELLCMMVASSSQIASEFVQQEGTHVLEAIQYNSQEEVRLRASYILERYLNPHCLVNPVT; encoded by the exons ATGTGGAGGATGAAGGTTGTCCGGCACAAACTGCGCCCGCAAGGCAGCAGCTTGGAGGAGTTCAAATTCAacaggagagagcaggagagag TGTTACGGCAGGCTCGCAAGGACCAGCAGCTGGTGAGCAAGAGGCGCCTGCagggcgaggaggaggaggatggctGCATGGAGGCTGCGGGAGGCCTCCTCTCCAAGGAAGAG GTGCTGCAGCTGTTCAGAGGCATCCAGCAGGCTGGCGAGGAGCGGGTCCGCTGGCTGAGAAGTCTCCGCAAGGCCCTGCGCCACAGAGAGACGCAGCTCCTCTTCGTCAA GTTGGAGAACAGCATGCATGTCATAGTGGGCCTGTTCAGTGGCTCCAACGCCATCTGGCAGCTGGAGGCGGCGTATTGCCTCCACGAGCTCTCCCACTCAGACGAGGCCAGCGTTGCCTTGGCCTGCCTGCCGGCCACACCCTACCTGCTCACCTACCTCTCGGGTCAGAGTGCCAAGTTCACG GAGCTGTGTCTATACACCCTCGGAAACCTGAGTGCCGAAAGCGAAGCAGTTCGGAAGAAGCTGTTGTCACAGGGCATTATCCCAGCACTGGCCAGCTGCATTCAG TGTCCTCACGCTGCAGTAGTGGAAGCAGTGGGATACGCTCTGTCCCAGCTTCTGCAGCCTAAGGAAGCACCTGAAAAAATAATTCC ATCGGTTCTAGAATCTGGGTTGACCGTGCGTCTGCTGGCGATGCTGCAGGCGGATTCCCAGTTTGGGATCGGGGCAGCGATCGAGTGTGCTTGGTGTCTCCACTACATCATCTGCAG CAACATCAATGATGAGCTGCTGGTTGCTCAGGGGGCTATTTCAAAGTGCAGTTCCTTGCTGATTAAACTGGGGGCAGCTGTGGCCTCTGGCTCATCTGAAGAGGGTATGGAGTTG TTGATCTCTCCCTTGCTGCGTTGCCTGGGGAACCTGTTGGCGGGCCCGGGGTATGACTATTGCCAGGAGCAGCTGGGAGACAACAGACTGCTGGTGGCGCTGTGCGTCTTCATTCAGGCCTTCCTGCGGCCACAGTCGCATGTGGCACGGGAGAGTCTGTGGGTCATCAATAACCTCACGG CTGAAAACGCTGTGTTCTGCTCTGCCGTGCTCTGCCTCAACCTGGTGCCTGTGTTCGTTGAGCTCCTGCCGTACTCCAAGGGCATTAACATTACC ACACTGCGCCTGCTGTGCAACATTGCAGAGAAGGGACCCGAGTACTGCCAGCACCTGCAGCAGAAAGGCCTGCTGCCGGCACTGTGCGCAACCCTCAGGATGGCCGACCCCGAGGTGGTGCAGCTGAGTCTGGAGCTGCTGTGTATGATGGTGGCCAGCAGCTCACAG